The following are encoded together in the Leptospira congkakensis genome:
- a CDS encoding ATP-binding protein — translation MKFISKTLLFFCFLLSCAGDRNKFPKLENGILNLQNHSFKEVEHFSLEGEWKFTPGEFTLHETEKTILVSIPESPNWNSYNPNSEKEKIGYGIGSYHLTIYPPHNTEKFAIDFTILFSDCEVYQNKIKIGSTGSLTNTMEGFDIKPHLMPLLPANNNPIHLTVFVKNRFYPLGGIRIPPSFGTYESLKTSREKEILKDAIVVGGFIFLGFYQLGMHFTRRKIIGSLYFFLFCFVMSFQILAAGSETLFVLFESIPSEVVFRIDFFTQYIGVILGLNYIYSLTKEYISKKIISIASGVLIVPSFISIFGSIYLMSFIHLYVLCIIIPILAIALYLIISYIRDKRAGYVYLGLSIILMIGFASHDIVLSLLHKTQPFILNYGLLLFVFFQSIFLSKHISGEIVSAELKFEDALHQLIQSEKLSSLGVMVASVAHEINSPLSAVIMTSDSIREHIADFFRELPYYEPIPKDCYPILISLVELSLIQVEPPSGKDYRQQKQELLSHLETLRIDDIEKVSELLVNLGLKEIPKDWISVFSEKRSDSLITLAEKVVMILQGTNTIQIAANRTIKIAQALKNFTHFDPKAEKRSIQLSDSIQNIIAVLEGYTKQGIQIITNFSPIPPILCYPDELNQVWANLLQNAIQSMNGKGSLKIEIGQTNLNGENYAYISIQDSGSGVPQDIIDRIFDPFFTTKPVGQGTGLGLYISKQVIEKHKGIVEVKSKPGDTKFVVYLPYLAKEK, via the coding sequence ACATTTTTCCTTAGAAGGAGAATGGAAATTTACACCAGGAGAATTCACTCTTCATGAAACAGAAAAAACCATTTTAGTTTCTATCCCAGAATCTCCCAATTGGAATTCATATAACCCAAATAGCGAAAAGGAAAAGATAGGTTATGGAATTGGAAGTTATCATCTCACAATCTATCCGCCCCATAACACGGAGAAGTTTGCCATTGATTTTACAATTTTATTTTCAGATTGTGAAGTGTACCAAAACAAAATAAAAATTGGTTCCACTGGATCATTAACGAATACAATGGAAGGTTTTGATATCAAACCTCACTTGATGCCCCTACTACCTGCAAACAATAACCCGATCCATCTTACTGTTTTTGTAAAAAATCGTTTTTATCCCTTAGGCGGAATTCGGATTCCTCCAAGTTTCGGAACTTATGAATCTCTGAAAACCTCTCGTGAAAAAGAAATATTAAAGGATGCCATTGTCGTCGGTGGGTTTATTTTTTTAGGTTTTTATCAACTTGGAATGCACTTCACAAGAAGGAAAATCATAGGTTCTCTTTATTTTTTTCTTTTCTGTTTTGTGATGTCTTTTCAAATTCTAGCGGCAGGATCGGAAACTTTATTTGTATTGTTTGAATCCATTCCCAGTGAAGTAGTGTTTAGGATTGATTTTTTCACACAATATATTGGTGTCATTTTGGGATTAAACTATATATATAGTTTAACGAAAGAATATATTTCAAAAAAAATCATATCTATTGCCTCGGGAGTATTAATCGTCCCTTCATTTATTTCGATTTTTGGTTCTATTTACCTAATGAGTTTCATTCACCTCTATGTTTTGTGTATAATTATCCCTATACTAGCTATTGCCTTATATTTAATCATTAGTTACATAAGAGACAAACGCGCTGGATATGTTTATCTTGGATTATCCATTATCTTAATGATTGGATTTGCCAGTCATGATATTGTTTTGTCTCTATTACACAAAACACAGCCATTTATATTAAATTATGGATTACTTCTTTTTGTTTTTTTTCAGTCGATCTTTTTGTCGAAACACATTTCGGGAGAAATTGTTTCTGCTGAATTAAAGTTTGAAGATGCCTTACACCAATTGATCCAATCCGAAAAACTATCTTCTTTGGGAGTCATGGTCGCAAGTGTTGCGCACGAAATCAATTCACCGCTCAGTGCTGTCATTATGACAAGCGACTCCATTCGTGAGCATATCGCAGATTTCTTTAGAGAGTTGCCATATTACGAACCAATCCCAAAAGACTGTTATCCAATTCTGATTTCTTTAGTGGAATTGTCTCTGATCCAAGTGGAACCACCTTCTGGGAAAGACTATCGCCAACAAAAACAGGAATTACTTAGCCATTTAGAAACCCTTAGAATCGATGATATAGAAAAAGTTTCCGAATTGTTAGTAAACTTAGGGCTCAAGGAAATTCCAAAAGATTGGATTTCTGTTTTTTCAGAAAAGAGGTCGGATTCTCTAATCACCTTAGCAGAAAAAGTGGTTATGATCTTACAAGGAACAAACACAATTCAAATTGCGGCAAACAGAACAATCAAAATTGCCCAAGCATTAAAGAATTTCACACATTTTGATCCTAAAGCTGAAAAACGATCGATCCAACTTTCTGATTCCATTCAAAATATCATCGCTGTTTTAGAAGGATATACCAAACAAGGAATTCAAATTATTACAAATTTCTCTCCAATACCACCTATTTTATGTTATCCTGATGAACTAAACCAAGTTTGGGCGAATTTATTACAAAATGCAATTCAATCTATGAATGGAAAAGGAAGTCTCAAAATAGAAATCGGACAAACTAACTTAAATGGGGAAAACTATGCTTATATTTCCATTCAAGATTCAGGAAGTGGTGTTCCTCAAGATATCATCGACAGAATTTTTGATCCATTTTTTACAACGAAACCAGTGGGACAAGGAACAGGACTCGGACTCTATATATCAAAACAAGTCATCGAAAAACACAAAGGAATCGTTGAAGTAAAATCAAAACCGGGGGATACAAAATTTGTAGTTTATCTTCCTTATTTAGCCAAGGAAAAATAA